The proteins below are encoded in one region of Tiliqua scincoides isolate rTilSci1 chromosome 7, rTilSci1.hap2, whole genome shotgun sequence:
- the OPTN gene encoding optineurin isoform X2 — protein MSKNSLSCPSTNGDGRRNEVENGHPNLSSPALGTYTVEEMVQQMKELITENNELKEAMRQRNQAMKERFEELSVWSDKQKEEREFYASKFKEARQCLATKCAENETLKKKLQTLEEKNEGLPNESAVVSKKELEQELEQLKTQVTKLQAEKADLVAIVSELQLKLNSTTTEDSFVEIKMHEGEVTGGLKENKDLSGKKISDTAVYMSRSMEEAKNCLESEELTVRQLLHCLRNETQRREALEKELQEQEDRLLTLGKKPDQLEKGTQTEQEEEEPKEKESVGSEVETLNLQVTALFKELQETHAKLSEAEQIQKKLQEKCQALERKHSANAADLDEKQQLLYSMKKLELQVESMHSEIRLEQAKTQDEKAKFNKLQDAHSKLLPELTDAMKTIEELKGKEAERVDKAVAEELTRRLGLAEKALADKQFQIDEMKQTIAKQEEELETVTVLQAQMELYCSDFHAERAAREKIHEEKEQLAVQLAYLLSERQDREDLDRYSLAEMQTRHGARLPSDPENPSHFSQGGTEDQNWDQQQRSIPVHSCPKCGMILPDIDTLQIHVMDCII, from the exons ATGTCCAAGAACTCCTTAAGCTGCCCTAGCACCAATGGGGATGGTAGAAGAAATGAGGTGGAAAACGGGCACCCCAACCTCTCATCGCCTGCTCTCGGCACATACACGGTGGAGGAAATGGTCCAGCAGATGAAAGAGCTCATCACAGAGAACAATGAGCTGAAAG AAGCCATGAGGCAACGCAACCAAGCTATGAAGGAGCGCTTTGAAGAGCTTTCCGTGTGGAGTGACAAGCAGAAAGAAGAGCGGGAGTTTTATGCCTCCAAGTTCAAAGAAGCGAGGCAGTGCTTGGCAACCAAGTGTGCGGAGAAcgaaacacttaaaaaaaaactgcagactCTAGAAGAAAAGAACGAAGGACTTCCAAAT GAgagtgcagtggtttccaaaaagGAACTGGAACAAGAACTGGAGCAGTTGAAGACCCAGGTGACAAAACTCCAGGCAGAGAAGGCAGATCTGGTTGCCATTGTCTCAGAGCTCCAGCTGAAACTCAACAGTACCACAACTGAAGACTCATTTGTGGAGATCAAGATGCAC gaaGGTGAAGTGACTGGAGGCCTAAAGGAAAATAAGGATCTTAGTGGCAAAAAAATCAGTGACACTGCTGTCTACAT GAGCAGATCCATGGAGGAAGCTAAAAACTGCCTGGAATCAGAAGAGTTAACGGTCCGCCAGCTTCTTCATTGTCTCAGGAATGAAACTCAGAGGAGGGAAGCACTAGAAAAGGAACTTCAGGAGCAGGAGGACAG ACTGTTGACACTGGGGAAAAAACCAGATCAGTTGGAGAAAGGCACCCAAAcagaacaggaagaggaggaaccaaaagaaaaagaaagt GTGGGCAGTGAAGTAGAAACGTTAAATCTGCAAGTGACTGCCCTATTCAAAGAACTTCAGGAGACGCATGCTAAACTATCAGAGGCTGAGCAGATCCAGAAGAAGCTGCAAGAAAA GTGTCAAGCGCTTGAAAGAAAACATTCTGCAAATGCAGCAGACTTGGATGAGAAGCAGCAGTTGCTGTACAGCATGAAGAAGCTGGAACTTCAAGTGGAGAGCATGCATTCAGAGATCAGACTGGAACAAGCCAAGACACAGGATGAGAA AGCCAAATTTAATAAGTTGCAGGATGCTCACAGCAAACTCCTACCTGAACTGACTGATGCAATGAAAACCATTGAAGAATTGAAAGGCAAAGAG GCTGAAAGGGTAGATAAGGCTGTGGCGGAAGAACTAACTCGCAGGCTGGGCCTGGCGGAGAAGGCATTGGCTGACAAACAATTCCAGATAGATGAAATGAAGCAGACCATTGCAAAGCAGGAGGAAGAACTGGAGACCGTAACTGTCCTCCAAGCTCAG ATGGAGTTGTATTGTTCTGACTTTCATGCGGAAAGAGCCGCTCGGGAAAAGATACACGAGGAAAAAGAGCAATTAGCTGTGCAGCTGGCCTACTTGCTGTCAGAGAGACAGGACCGTGAAGATTTAGACAG gtaCTCATTGGCCGAAATGCAGACTCGCCATGGAGCTCGGCTACCATCAGATCCAGAAAACCCGTCTCACTTTTCCCAAGGAG GAACAGAAGATCAGAACTGGGACCAGCAACAGAGGAGTATCCCAGTCCATTCTTGTCCAAAGTGTGGAATGATTCTTCCTGACATAGACACACTTCAGATTCATGTAATGGACTGTATCATCTAA
- the OPTN gene encoding optineurin isoform X1 — MSKNSLSCPSTNGDGRRNEVENGHPNLSSPALGTYTVEEMVQQMKELITENNELKEAMRQRNQAMKERFEELSVWSDKQKEEREFYASKFKEARQCLATKCAENETLKKKLQTLEEKNEGLPNESAVVSKKELEQELEQLKTQVTKLQAEKADLVAIVSELQLKLNSTTTEDSFVEIKMHEGEVTGGLKENKDLSGKKISDTAVYIRSRSMEEAKNCLESEELTVRQLLHCLRNETQRREALEKELQEQEDRLLTLGKKPDQLEKGTQTEQEEEEPKEKESVGSEVETLNLQVTALFKELQETHAKLSEAEQIQKKLQEKCQALERKHSANAADLDEKQQLLYSMKKLELQVESMHSEIRLEQAKTQDEKAKFNKLQDAHSKLLPELTDAMKTIEELKGKEAERVDKAVAEELTRRLGLAEKALADKQFQIDEMKQTIAKQEEELETVTVLQAQMELYCSDFHAERAAREKIHEEKEQLAVQLAYLLSERQDREDLDRYSLAEMQTRHGARLPSDPENPSHFSQGGTEDQNWDQQQRSIPVHSCPKCGMILPDIDTLQIHVMDCII; from the exons ATGTCCAAGAACTCCTTAAGCTGCCCTAGCACCAATGGGGATGGTAGAAGAAATGAGGTGGAAAACGGGCACCCCAACCTCTCATCGCCTGCTCTCGGCACATACACGGTGGAGGAAATGGTCCAGCAGATGAAAGAGCTCATCACAGAGAACAATGAGCTGAAAG AAGCCATGAGGCAACGCAACCAAGCTATGAAGGAGCGCTTTGAAGAGCTTTCCGTGTGGAGTGACAAGCAGAAAGAAGAGCGGGAGTTTTATGCCTCCAAGTTCAAAGAAGCGAGGCAGTGCTTGGCAACCAAGTGTGCGGAGAAcgaaacacttaaaaaaaaactgcagactCTAGAAGAAAAGAACGAAGGACTTCCAAAT GAgagtgcagtggtttccaaaaagGAACTGGAACAAGAACTGGAGCAGTTGAAGACCCAGGTGACAAAACTCCAGGCAGAGAAGGCAGATCTGGTTGCCATTGTCTCAGAGCTCCAGCTGAAACTCAACAGTACCACAACTGAAGACTCATTTGTGGAGATCAAGATGCAC gaaGGTGAAGTGACTGGAGGCCTAAAGGAAAATAAGGATCTTAGTGGCAAAAAAATCAGTGACACTGCTGTCTACAT CAGGAGCAGATCCATGGAGGAAGCTAAAAACTGCCTGGAATCAGAAGAGTTAACGGTCCGCCAGCTTCTTCATTGTCTCAGGAATGAAACTCAGAGGAGGGAAGCACTAGAAAAGGAACTTCAGGAGCAGGAGGACAG ACTGTTGACACTGGGGAAAAAACCAGATCAGTTGGAGAAAGGCACCCAAAcagaacaggaagaggaggaaccaaaagaaaaagaaagt GTGGGCAGTGAAGTAGAAACGTTAAATCTGCAAGTGACTGCCCTATTCAAAGAACTTCAGGAGACGCATGCTAAACTATCAGAGGCTGAGCAGATCCAGAAGAAGCTGCAAGAAAA GTGTCAAGCGCTTGAAAGAAAACATTCTGCAAATGCAGCAGACTTGGATGAGAAGCAGCAGTTGCTGTACAGCATGAAGAAGCTGGAACTTCAAGTGGAGAGCATGCATTCAGAGATCAGACTGGAACAAGCCAAGACACAGGATGAGAA AGCCAAATTTAATAAGTTGCAGGATGCTCACAGCAAACTCCTACCTGAACTGACTGATGCAATGAAAACCATTGAAGAATTGAAAGGCAAAGAG GCTGAAAGGGTAGATAAGGCTGTGGCGGAAGAACTAACTCGCAGGCTGGGCCTGGCGGAGAAGGCATTGGCTGACAAACAATTCCAGATAGATGAAATGAAGCAGACCATTGCAAAGCAGGAGGAAGAACTGGAGACCGTAACTGTCCTCCAAGCTCAG ATGGAGTTGTATTGTTCTGACTTTCATGCGGAAAGAGCCGCTCGGGAAAAGATACACGAGGAAAAAGAGCAATTAGCTGTGCAGCTGGCCTACTTGCTGTCAGAGAGACAGGACCGTGAAGATTTAGACAG gtaCTCATTGGCCGAAATGCAGACTCGCCATGGAGCTCGGCTACCATCAGATCCAGAAAACCCGTCTCACTTTTCCCAAGGAG GAACAGAAGATCAGAACTGGGACCAGCAACAGAGGAGTATCCCAGTCCATTCTTGTCCAAAGTGTGGAATGATTCTTCCTGACATAGACACACTTCAGATTCATGTAATGGACTGTATCATCTAA